The region CCTGCGGCTGGGCGGCGACGTCTCCGATACGGCCACCGGCGGCAAGGGCACGCTGGAGATCATGCGGGGCGGCGCGGCAACGACGGGCCAGGTCTGGCTGGGTGACACCGTCGGCTCGTCCGGCACGATCAGACTGCAAGACAAGGATACGATCCTGGCCTCGAGCCAGCGCTTGAGCGTAGGCCATCAGGGCAGCGGGACGGTGGTGCTTTCCGGAGGCGCCACGATCACGTCCAAGGGCGCCTTGATCGGCCACGAAAGCACAGGCACGGGCAATGTCGTCATCGGTGGCGCCGGCACGGCCTGGCTCAACGACGGTGTGTTCTATGACGGCAACTTGGGCCAGGGCATACTGACCATCCTGGACGGCGGCAGACTCACCAGCACCGATGGCTACGTGGCGACCGAGCGTGGTTCGACCAGCCTCGCCTTCATCGACGGCGCGGGCTCGACGTGGAACAACAGCGGCGACTTCTTCGTCGGCCATAACGCGGGCGCGCGCGGTACCGTGATCCTCGGCAATGGCGGCCAACTGAGCAGCCTGCAAGGCATACTGGGCGATCTGGCCGGTGCGTACGGGGAGTTGACCGTGACCGGCGCCGGATCGAAATGGACCACCACAGGAGACCTCAACGTCGGCCGTCTCGGTGATGGCCTGATGACCGTCGACCGCGGCGGCGCCGTATCGGCCCCCGTGATCCAGATCGCCAATAACGCGGGATCGACCGGCCTGCTCGTGCTGGGCGCGGCTGCGGGCCGCGCGCCCATCGCCAGCGGCACCTTGGACACCCCGGAAATCCGTTTCGGCAAGGGTGACGGTCAGTTCATCATCAACATCGCTGACACCTTCGACTACAACGGACGCATCACCGGCAATGGCCGGGTCAGCGTGCTGGCGGGCGATGTCGTGCTGGGTGGCGCCAACACATACACCGGCACCACCGCCGTGGAGGGCGGAAGCCTGACGGTCAACGGCGCGCTGGCAAGCGCCGTGCAGGTCAGCAACGCAGTCTTGACGGTGAACGGCAGCGCCAGCGGCTCGATCGCGCTGAGCAGCGGCTCCACCTTGGCGGGTACCGGCACGGTAGGCGCCACCACGCTAGCCAACGGCGCGACGCTGGCGCCCGGCAACGCCGCCAACAGCATCGGCACCTTGACCGTCAATGGCGATCTCACCTTCCAGCAAGGATCCAGCTACCGCGTACAGGCCCAACCCGGCACGGCGGTGAGCGACCGCGTCATCGTGAACGGCACCGCGCATCTTGCGGGATCCGTGCTGCACGTGGGGCCCGACGGGAATTTCACGCCCAACCTGCAATACACCATTCTCAGCGCCCAGGCCCTGGATGGCAGGTTCGACAGTGTGGCCTCCAACTACGCTTTCCTCGATCCCACCCTGGCCTATGGCACGCAAGACGTGACCATGAATCTGGTGCAGGCACGTGCCTTCGTGAGCGGCGCCGCCACCAGCAACCAGCGCGCGCTGGCGAACGCGGTGGAGAGCCTGCCGCAGGGCCACGCGGTGCGCCAGTATGTTGAAAGCCTGCCCAATGGCGCCCCGGCGGCGGCCTTCGACAGCCTGTCGGGCGAAGCCTACAGCAGCGTCACCAACACGCTGGCGGCCAGCGCCGGCCAGGTGCGCGCGGTGCCGCTCGACAAGCTGCGCGCGAATCTGCAAGCCCCGCCACGGGCCGGCCAGCCGACCGCGCAATTGGGCGCGTCCGATATCGGCCAGCCGGCCGGCACCTTGCCCTCGTCCGCCGCGCTGCCCGCCTGGGCCCAGGTAATCGGCAACTGGCAGACTTACGATGGCAACGCCAACACGGCGAAGTTACGCCAGCATACCGGCGGCGTTTTCGTCGGGGGTGATCAGGCGGTAGGCGCGGGATGGCGGCTCGGTGGTGCGTTCGGCTTCACCGACACCCGCGCGCGCGTCGACGACCGCGATTCGCAGTCCGACGTGAGCAGCTACAGCGCGCTGATCTATGGCGGCAAGTCCTACGCCGCCGGACCGGGCGCATGGAACGTGATGATGGGCGCGGGCTACACGTACCACGACATCTCAACGCGGCGCTACGCGGACAGCCAGGCGGAGCCCCTGCGGGCGACGTATGGCGCGAACACCGCGCAGGTCTTCTCCGAGGCGTCCTATAGCTGGAATCTGGCGCCCAGGACTACGCTGGAGCCGTATGCCGGTGTCGCGTGGAGTCATCTGCACACAAGGGCCTTCAGCGAAAGCGGCGGCCCCGCCGCGCTGAACGGTGAAGCCAGCAACGACTCGCAGACGCAGACCACCTTGGGCCTGCGCGCCACGCAACGCTTCGATGTCCGCGGCCGCGAAGCGCGCGTTTACGCCGGCCTGGGATGGCGCCATGCTTTCGGCGACGTGGAGAGCAAGAGCAAGTTGTCCTTCGATGCCGGGCAGGCCTTCACGGTCGCCGGCGTCCCCATCGCCCGTGACGCCGCCCTGGCCGAGCTGGGAGCCGACGTGGCTGTGGGCCGCAACGCCACCTTGGGTTTGAACTACGCGGGCCAGTTCAGCAACGGCAGCCGCGAGCACAGCGCCACGATGCTGGCGCGCTGGCGCTTCTGAACCTGACCCCGCAAGCAAGGGCGCCGCGGGCCGCTAAGCGGCCCCGGGCCCCTGGCGCTTGCGGGTCTTGAAGAATTGCCACATCAAGGCGGAGGCATCGGGGCCTTGCTCGGCGTGGAAGCGGATAGCGCCATCGCCGCCGCTCCAGGCATGGCCCAACCCCGGCACGATGCACAAGCTTACGCAGGGCCCGGCGGCAGGACTCTTGCCGGCCCTGGCAGCAGGGTCGCGCTCGGTCGCGTCGATGCGCATATAGTGGCGCGCGCTACCGGCGCCGATCGGCCGCGGCAAAGGCGCGGCATCGATGACATCGCCGGCGGCGACGTCGATATGATTGAGCCACGCCATCTGCTCGAATAACTGCTGCCCATTGCGCTTGTCGACGACGACATCGCGGTCGCCCTGCACGATGATGGCTGGCATGCCGGGAAATGCCTCGACATCCCCGACCAGGTCCGCCAGGGCCTGTTGCGGCGCGAGCGACGCGCCGTGCCGCATCACGCGCAAACCTTGTCCGGCGTTGTGCGCGTTACCCAGCACGCCGCCGGAATGCATGCCCAGGGCAGCGAATGTATCCGGATGGCGCAAGGCAGCCAGCGCGGCCATGCCGGCGCCCGCGGACAAGCCGGCGATGTACACGCGTGACGGGTCCCCGTGATAATCCTTCACCGCGGACGCGGCGATGCCGGCGATGGCGTCGGCTTCCGCATAGCCATGGGCGGAGTCGGGCTGGTACCAGTGCCAGCAGCGATTCTGCTGGCCGCGCCGCGATTGCTGAGGATAGACCAGCAGGAAGCCCTCGCGATCCGCCAGACGATGCAACCGCGTGCCGACGGCGAAGTCCCTGGCGGTCTGCTCGCACCCGTGCAACATGATGAGCACGGGGCTGCCCTTGCGCAGGCCGGGCGGGACGTAGACGAAGTAGGACAGGCGTACCGGCCAGACACCAGGCATGGCCGGGGTTCGATAGATGCGTGATTTCCAAACGCCGGCGAAGGTCGCCGCGTCGAAGTCCGTGCCCGTATCGGTGCCCGTCGGTGCTTTACCCGTCGCCGGGGCTTTGGCGCGCTTGACGACCTTGGGCGCCTTTTTTGCCGCTGCCTTGCGGCCCGCGGGCTGGCCCATCATCTCGTTGAACAGAGCATGGGGCGCCAGCTGCCAGGCCGTGCGCTGCAAGCGCGCCATCTTGCGTACAGCTGAAAAGAATAGCGCGGTCGATTTATTTCGCTTCACGGTCAACCTGCCGGTGGCGTGCTTGAACTGCTCCATTAGATCGGACTTGCTGCATCGCAGCAATGCCGATCACAAAGTGTCACCCCTGCCCTGCGCCAGCGCTGCGTGCAGGACCGCGCTCAGGTCATCCGCCCGGTAGGGCTTGGCGAGCACCGGGATGCCTTGGGTCTCCGCGGCTCGGGCCTCCTGGCCCATGTAACCCGTGGTCAACACGATGGGCAGATCGCTGCGCCGTGTCCGCAGCTCGCGCGCCAGCATCAGGCCGCTCATGCCGCCGGGCATCATGATGTCGGAAAACACCACGTCGATCTGGCGACCGTCCGCCAAGGCGCCCAGCGCGGCAGCGGGACTGGCGACGCGCGTGCTGCCAAAGCCAAGCTGGGTGAGCATGTCGCTGACCAGGGCAGCGACTTCATCGTCGTCCTCCACCAGCAGCACATGGGCATCGGTGCCTGCCGCAGCGACAGCCGCCGTGTCCATGGACACCTGAGTCACCAGAGGCTTGAGACAACGCGGCAGCAGCAGGCGCACCTCGGTGCCCTGCCCCACCTCGCTGAAGATCCGCACATCGCCACCGGACTGGCGCGCGAACCCATAGGCCTGGGCGAGTCCCAGCCCCGAGCCTTTGCCCACGTCCTTGGTGGTGAAGAAAGGCTCGAAGACGCGAGCCTTGACCTCGTCCGTCATGCCGGTGCCCGAATCGACGACGGACAGGCTGACGAAGTCGCCCTTCAGATCGCCCTCGGCCCAATCCGCGACGTTCTCGCCGCGAATCTCGATGGTCCCGCCGCCCGGCATCGCATCGCGCGCGTTAACGGCAAGATTCAAAATCACCAGTTCAAGCTCGTTGGCGTCGACCTCGACAGGCCATAGTGAAAGAGGCAGCCGCAACTCCACGTGTATGTCGCCACTGAGACTGCGGTCGAGCATATCCCGCATGCCGTGGATCTGCCGGAGCAGGTCGACCGGCTCCGCCTGCAGGGATTGGTGCCGCGAGAACGTGAGCAACTGACGCGTCAGGGCCGCGCCGCGCTCCACGGCCTGGCGCATGGCGCCCAGCAAACGGTCGCGGCGTGCCTGGTCGGGCTGCCGGTCGAACATCTGCAACCCGCCCGAGATCACCATCAACAGATTGTTGAAGTCGTGGGCGACGCCGCCGGTGAGCTGGCCCAGGGCCTCCATTTTCTGGGCATGGCGCAGGGACTCCTCCACCAGCGCGCGTTCCTTCATCTGCTTGCGCAGGGCGTCATTCGCTGCTTCGAGTTCCTGCGTGCGGGCCAGTACGATACCTTCCAGCGCCGCGGCGGCGCTTTCCCGCGCATGCAACAGCGCGCGGATTTCATATTGGCGGGCCCGCGCGCGCACGGCCGTCTGCACGGTACTGGTCAGCGTGATCCCGTGTACAGGCCGTTCCAGCAAGGAGACGTTGCGCAAGGCCGCCAACATCTTCTGGCGCCAGACCTCCACGGCAGGTTGCCGCAGATGGCTGGTCAGGACGACGAAAGGCACGTCCGACCACGCAGGCTGGCAGGCGACCCACGCCGCCATGGCCTGCAGATGTTCTCCGAAGAGGCCTTCCTCAGCCACGCACAGGGTGGACACGCCCTCGTCCGCGCGCGCCAATACTTCGTCGATGCTGGCGCAGACCTGGACATCCAGCCCCGCGCGCCGCAACACGCTGGCAGTGGCAGGACCATCCCTGCCTATGGGAGCGTGGACGAGGACACGTGCCTCGTTAGCGTCAGTCAGGGGCATGTTCACCATTCGGCATGGCAGGAAGCGCCTTGCCAGTATATTGGGGCGTACCCGAGAACACGCCGCTGAACTCGCTGAGGGGCGGCCCCACTTCGACGCCGCGTGACGTCAACTGGAATTCACGGATAGTGTGTTCATGCAGACCACTGCGTTTCTTGAGCACCGACAGCGCGCGCCGCACGGTGCCCGCGTGCTCGAAATAACGCAGCATGATGACGCTGTCACTCAGATAACTGATGTCCAGCGGCGTCTCCATCGGCCCGGCAAGGCCATGCTGAGCGAGCACCAGGATCGTATTGACCCCCTGCTGGCCCAGATAGGTCAGCAACTCGTGCATCTGCAGAACCAGGAAACGGCCGTCAGGCATGGCATTCAAGTAGCCGTTCAGGCTGTCGATGACGATGACGCGCGCGCCATCGTCATCCACGCACTTGCGCACGATGGCCGCGAACTCGCCAGGCGACATTTCTGCCGGATCGATCTGCTGGATGCGCAAGTGTCCACTGTCCAATGCAGGCTGGATATTCATGCCCAGACTGGCGGCACGGGTCTGAAGCGTCCCCAGCCCTTCATCGAAGGCGAACACCACCGCATGCTCGCCGCGTTTCGCCGCGGCCAGGGCATAGGACAGCGCAATTGACGACTTGCCGACACCGGCCGAGCCGATCAGCAGGGCATTGGTGCCGCGCTCCAGTCCCCCACCCAGCAGCTGGTCGAGCTGCGGGTTGCCGGTGGCCGTGAGATCCCGCGGAAATTCAGCATGATGTTCCGCCGCGATCAGCCTGGGATAGATGGCCAGGCCGCCTTTCTTGATGGTGAAGTCGTGATAGCCGCCACGAAATTCGATGCCGCGCATCTTGACCACCCGCACGCGCCGGCGCTGGGCGCCATAGTCGATGGCCAGTTGTTCAAGCGACACCACGCCGTGCGAAATCGAATGCAGCTGCAGGTCGATCGAGTCGGTCGACAGGTCATCGAGCAGGATGAACGTGCATTTGCGCTTGGCGAAGAAATGTTTCAAGGCCAGCACCTGGCGGCGATAGCGCAGCGGCGTCTGCGCCAGCATGCGCAGCTCCGACAGACTGTCGAGCACGACTCGGGTCGGATTGATGGCATCGACCCTGTCGAGGATCAGCTTGGTCGTCTCGTTGAGTTCGACCTCGGCGGGATAAAGCACCGTCAGCTCACGTTCAGGGTCCAGCGTGGTCTCCGACGGTATCAGTTCGAAAATCTCGATGCCGTCCAGGTTCCAGCCGTGCCTTTCCGCGACCAGGCTGATTTCGTGACGCGTTTCGGACAGGGCGATATACAGCACCTTTTCGCCCAGGCGCGCGCCTTCCAGCAGAAACTGCATGGCGATGGTCGTTTTTCCCGTGCCCGGATTGCCTTCGTACAAATACATGCGGTCCCGGTCGAGACCGCCGGCCAGGATGTCGTCCAGACCTTCATTGCCGGTAGAAATGCGGGAGGAGCTGTCATCGCGGTTCATGCGATCTTGTGCTTGTTCAGTCATGGCTATCCCTCCGCTTGGAAAGTTGATTGAGCGTACCTTAAAACCCCCTGTGTTAATTCGCCGGCGGCGCCGTCTGGCACGCATGGGCCGCCGGGTGATGCAGATGCTCCGCAGCGGGAACCGTAGAGCAATCCGTGTGCCTGACGGTTACATATGGTCAGACCGCCCTGCTGTTTCACACCGTTTCATTCAGAGGGCGGGATATTGGACAATGGCGGATTCCTGCTGCTGACCCCCATGTCCAAATCCGCCTCTTCCTCGACTGCCCTGGCCATGCGCCTGCTGCCCTGGGCCGCCTTGCTCTTGCCGCCCTTGTTCTGGGCGGGCAATTTCATCGCTGGCCGGGCCATGCGCGACGCGATGCCGCCGATGACCCTGGCGCTGGGCCGCTGGGTGATCGCCCTGGTCTGCCTGTTGCCGTTCGCCTGGCGCGGCATGCGGCGCGACGCCGGCCGGTATCTGGCGCATCGCTGGCTGCTGCTGGGTACGGGAGTGACGGGCGTGGCGGCGTTCAGCTCGCTGGTATACGTCGGTCTGCACACGACCACCGCCAGCAACGGCCTGCTGCTGAATTCCCTGATTCCCCTGCTGATCGTGTCGGCGGGCGCGATCTTCTATCGGCAGCGGCTGAGCGCCGGGCAAGCCGTGGGGCTGGTCCTGTCTTTCGCCGGGGTGTTGACGCTGGTGCTGCAAGGGCAATGGACGCAATGGCGGCAGGTGACCCTGGTCCCGGGTGACGCCATCCTGCTGGTGGCGATGGTCTGCTTCTCGTTCTACACCTTGTGGCTAAGGCAACTACCGCCCGAGCTTGACCGCATAGGTCTTACCGCCATCCAGATCGTCATCGCGATCGTGGTGTTGCTGCCCTTCTGGGTGGCTGAGCAGGCGGGGGGCGCCAGCACACACTGGACGCCGGCCAGCGTCGGGGCCCTGGTCTACGTCGGCTTGTTCCCGTCCGTGGGCGCCTACCTGCTTTACGGCAAGGCCGTGCAGCACTTCGGGCCCGCGCGTGCTGGCCTGAGCATTCATCTGATCCCCGTGTTCGGCGTCGTGCTGTCGGCCCTGCTGCTGCACGAGCGCCTGCATGCCTGGCATGCGGCGGGGATCGCCGCCATCGCGGCGGGGCTGGTCTGCTCCAATGTGGGTGGGCGACCGGCCGCGCCTGTCGTGCCGGTGTCCAAGGCCGAGCGGAACGCCGCCGCGCAAGCCGGGCAGTCAACGAGCGTTTGAGCTGGCGCAGGACACGGCCAGGCCGCAACGGGTACGCTTAGTGCTGTACGGCCGCGACATCCTTAGTGCTGTACGGCCCCGACATCTCGTGGTCCCACCCTCACCTGAAAGGAAACTCGATGACCTCGTCCCGTGCGTCTGGCCCGTCCCTCGGCCAAAGTGACATCGCCCGTATCCTGGGCGTTCCCGCCCGGTTCGACGCGGCCGAGGAAATCGCGCATCGCGTGCGCTTTCTGGCCGACTACCTGCGCGGCGCCGGCAAGACCAGCTACGTGCTTGGCATCAGCGGCGGGGTCGACTCTTCCGTGGCGGGCCGTCTGACGCAGCTGGCGGTGGAGCGCTTGCGGGCGGCCGGCTATGACTGCACGTTTGTCGCGGTGCGCTTGCCGTATGGGGTCCAAAAGGATGAGGCCGATGCCAGCCGGGCCATGGACTTCGTGGCGGCTGACCGGCGCATGACCGTGGACATCAAACCGGCGGTGGATGCGCAAAAGGATGCGCTGGCGGCTGCCGGTCTGGCACATATCGACGACGCCGCCGAGGACTTCATCGTCGGCAACATCAAGGCACGGCAACGCATGATCGCGCAGTACGCCATTGCCGGCGCGACGAATGGGCTGGTGGTCGGTACCGACCATTCGGCGGAAGCGCTGATGGGCTTCTTCACCAAGCATGGCGACGGCGCGGCCGACGTCGTCCCGCTGACCGGCCTGACCAAGCGCCGTGTGCGCGCGCTCGGCACTGCCTTGGGGGCGCCCGAGGAACTGGTCATGAAGGTCCCCACGGCCGACCTGGAAACCCTGCGTCCCCTGCGCCCTGACGAAGACGCCTTCGGCGTCACGTACGCCCAGATCGACGATTTCCTTGAAGGCAAACCCGTCTCGGCGGAAGTGTCCAACATCCTGCTCCGCCAGTACGCCGCCACCGAACACAAACGCAACGCCGCCGTAGCACCAACGCCCACGTCCCGCGCGGGGGCGTAGCGGGTCACGCGTAGCGTCAGCCACCCTTACCATGACCCTCAAGCAACTCGAAGCGTTCTATTGGGCCGCCAAGCTCGGAAGCTTCGCCATTGCCGCCGACCGGCTGCACGTGACGCAATCGTCGCTGTCCAAGCGGATCGCCGAATTGGAAACGTCATTGGGCGCCCCGCTGTTCGACCGCTCCAGCCAGCGCGCCGTGCTGACCGACCTTGGACAACGCACGGTCCCGCTAGCCCATCAGATGCTGTCCCTGAGCGATTCGGTCAAGGCCCTGGTGACGGCGCCCGAAGGCCTGCACGGCGTCTGCAAATTCGGCATCAGCGAGTTGGGCTCCCTGACCTGGCTGCCCCGCTTCGTCGCCACCGTGCGTGACACGCATCCCAATCTGGTGCTGCGCCCCTACGTCGATCTGGCCCGTCAGCTGGAGCGGCGCGTCGCGCGCGGGGAACTGGACTTCGCTGTCTCCCCCGGCCCTTCGCCGGACAGCGACCTGCAAGCCGAAGTCATGAGCAAAGTCCGCTTCTCCTGGATGGGCTCGCCCGCCCGGATGGGCAAGCGGCGCACACTGCGCGCGGAAGACTTCGAGCGTCACCCCGTCATCACGATGACCGAGGACTCAGGCCTGACTAGAGCCTTCGACGCATGGGCCGCCGCCCAGAAGCTGCAGGTACAACGCATCCTGGCGTGCAACAGCCTGATGGCTATCACGGGGCTGACCGTCGCCGGCATAGGCATCAGCTTCCTGCCCACCGATTACATGGGTGCCTGGGTCCAGCAGGGCTCTCTGGTCGAGCTGGTCAGCAATCCTCCGCTGCCCACGCTCAACTACTGCTTTCTGACCCGTCGCGACGACACGCGCGGGATGCCGCAGACCTTGCGCGATCTGGTGCGCGACGCGGTCGACTTCTCGGGCGGCCTGCCCGCGCGCCCCCTCCGGCAAACGACATAGCGACACGCGACTGTTTCCTTTTATGAATATTCGGTAAGTCGTTTAAATCGCTTTCCAGCACAGCGCCTGAGGGAAGATGATTGCACTTACCAAAATTAGACATAAACCGGAGACTCTCGATGCCCCCCTTGCGCACGCTATCAGCCGCACTGCTATTCATCGCCGCCGCGCCCGCGGCCCACGCTGCCTGGCCCGACGACCAGCCGATAGAAATCGTCGTCGGCTTTTCGGCCGGCGGCGGCACCGACCTGATGGCGCGGGCCCTCGCGCCCTTCATCGAAAAACGGCTCGGCGGCCATGCGCGAGTGGTCGTCCTGAACAAACCCGGCGCGTCAGGTGAAATCGCGAATGCCTATGTCGCGCGCGCCAAGCCGGACGGCTACACCCTGGGCGTGATCAACGTACCCAGCTTCAACTTCCTGCCCATGTACAAGAAGACCCAGTACAAGCCGGAAGACTTCACGCTGGTGGCCCGGGTGGTGAACGACCCCACGGTGCTCATCGCCCGCAGCGACGCCAAGGCCAACACCCTGGCGGCAATCGTCGATGCCCTGAAGAAAAACCCCAAGTCCCTGTCCTTTGGTTATAACGGCATCGGCACCAATGGCCACCTGGCCTTGAAGCAGTTGCAGAACGAATCGGGCGCGGAACCCAACGATGTGCCTTTCAAGGGCACGTCCGAATCCAAGACCGCGGTGCTTGGCAGCCACGTGGACTATGCTTTCGTCAGCGCGGGTGAGATGCCTGAACTGCGCAGTGGCTCATCGAACCTGCGCGCCGTCGCACAGTTCGGCACGGAACGCTCCAAGGCGCTGCCCGACGTGCCCACCGCGGCCGAGCAGAAGTACAAGGTGACAATGACGTCCGAGCGCGGTTTCGCGGCGCCCAAGGGCGTGCCCGCCGACGCCGTCGCCAGACTGCAGAAGGCCATCGCGGACAGCATCGCCGATCCGGCTTTCATCAAGGCCGCGAGCAACGATGCGCTGGTCCTGGCCTACCTGCCGGGCGCCGAGTGGCAAGCCTCCCTGAACCAGCAGGCCCCCGCGTTACGCGCCATCGCGGATACGATACCCAAGGAATAGGCCCGAAGCGACATCCATGACTCAAGAAACCATCGTCATTACCGAAGAGAAAATTCACCCGGACGCCGTGGCGCTGCTCAAGGACTATCGCCTTTGCTACGCGGGCGAGCGGATTGACCAGGACCACCTCGTTGCCCTGGTCGAGCGCGAACAACCCGTCGCCATCCTGGCCCGTTACGGCAAGATCGACGAGCAGGTGCTGTCCGCGTCGCGCAAATTGAAGGTCATCGGCCGGCATGGCGTGGGCATGGACTCGATCGACCTGCCGGCCGCCAGGCGGCTCGGCATCGTCGCCCTCGCCGCGACCGGGTCGAACAGCCAGGCCGTCGCTGAGCTTGCGCTGGGGCTCATCCTTGCGTGCGCCCGCGGCATCAGCCGGCTGGACGCGCGTATGCACCAAGGGCATTGGGACAAGCAGAGCTATATGGGCCTGGAGCTGTCCGGCGCCACCCTGGGCGTGGTGGGCTGCGGCTCCATCGGCGCGCGCGTGGTCCGGTTCGCCCAGGCGATCGGCATGCGCGTGCTGGTGAGCGATCCCTACCTGCAGGCGGATCAACTGCCCGCGGGCACGACCAAGGTCGAACTCGATGAGCTGTTGAAGGCCAGCGATGTGGTGTCCCTGCATTGCCCGCTGGACGACTCGACCCGTAATCTGCTGGACACGGCCCGGCTGGAACTGCTGCGCAAGGGCGCCATCGTGATCAACACGGCCCGGGCCGGCATCATCGACGAAGACGCCGTCCGCGCCAAGCTGCACGCGGGCGACCTGTTCCTGGGCCTGGACTGCTTCGTCGACGAGCCCGTCAACGCCGGCTCTCCCTGGGTGGATACGCCCAACGCGATACTGACGCCGCACATAGGCGGGACGACCAACGGCGGCCTGCGCGGCATGGCGGTCGG is a window of Bordetella sp. N DNA encoding:
- a CDS encoding DMT family transporter; its protein translation is MSKSASSSTALAMRLLPWAALLLPPLFWAGNFIAGRAMRDAMPPMTLALGRWVIALVCLLPFAWRGMRRDAGRYLAHRWLLLGTGVTGVAAFSSLVYVGLHTTTASNGLLLNSLIPLLIVSAGAIFYRQRLSAGQAVGLVLSFAGVLTLVLQGQWTQWRQVTLVPGDAILLVAMVCFSFYTLWLRQLPPELDRIGLTAIQIVIAIVVLLPFWVAEQAGGASTHWTPASVGALVYVGLFPSVGAYLLYGKAVQHFGPARAGLSIHLIPVFGVVLSALLLHERLHAWHAAGIAAIAAGLVCSNVGGRPAAPVVPVSKAERNAAAQAGQSTSV
- a CDS encoding ATP-binding protein translates to MPLTDANEARVLVHAPIGRDGPATASVLRRAGLDVQVCASIDEVLARADEGVSTLCVAEEGLFGEHLQAMAAWVACQPAWSDVPFVVLTSHLRQPAVEVWRQKMLAALRNVSLLERPVHGITLTSTVQTAVRARARQYEIRALLHARESAAAALEGIVLARTQELEAANDALRKQMKERALVEESLRHAQKMEALGQLTGGVAHDFNNLLMVISGGLQMFDRQPDQARRDRLLGAMRQAVERGAALTRQLLTFSRHQSLQAEPVDLLRQIHGMRDMLDRSLSGDIHVELRLPLSLWPVEVDANELELVILNLAVNARDAMPGGGTIEIRGENVADWAEGDLKGDFVSLSVVDSGTGMTDEVKARVFEPFFTTKDVGKGSGLGLAQAYGFARQSGGDVRIFSEVGQGTEVRLLLPRCLKPLVTQVSMDTAAVAAAGTDAHVLLVEDDDEVAALVSDMLTQLGFGSTRVASPAAALGALADGRQIDVVFSDIMMPGGMSGLMLARELRTRRSDLPIVLTTGYMGQEARAAETQGIPVLAKPYRADDLSAVLHAALAQGRGDTL
- a CDS encoding PHB depolymerase family esterase; the protein is MARLQRTAWQLAPHALFNEMMGQPAGRKAAAKKAPKVVKRAKAPATGKAPTGTDTGTDFDAATFAGVWKSRIYRTPAMPGVWPVRLSYFVYVPPGLRKGSPVLIMLHGCEQTARDFAVGTRLHRLADREGFLLVYPQQSRRGQQNRCWHWYQPDSAHGYAEADAIAGIAASAVKDYHGDPSRVYIAGLSAGAGMAALAALRHPDTFAALGMHSGGVLGNAHNAGQGLRVMRHGASLAPQQALADLVGDVEAFPGMPAIIVQGDRDVVVDKRNGQQLFEQMAWLNHIDVAAGDVIDAAPLPRPIGAGSARHYMRIDATERDPAARAGKSPAAGPCVSLCIVPGLGHAWSGGDGAIRFHAEQGPDASALMWQFFKTRKRQGPGAA
- a CDS encoding autotransporter domain-containing protein, giving the protein MDFTIAAGVSRRGMGALRARPLAAALISAGLICFPGPSRADRYDWAGATGNWTDSSWVPSGAGSFPVAGDMAVMNQGEVHITDARSADSVYLGAGNYAALVLDASSNAALNVNTLVLGNTAAISGTLTVNAGATVTVNGFGNIGSYGNALVELKDGGKLTSTGTLIAAGDGPTSMGTFTLTNGASLEADAFTLGNVGLGILNANGATTRVSSGVTVLGSVAGSAGLATLEAGAVWQMTDDLTIARVGSGQLSVVSGSKAGTFGQTVLGQSAGASGTLSISGTGSRFSSVDVLYAGARGTGNINISSGGLLSAPSGVVVGRGDTGTGTINIDGLNARLDTGTSALRLGGDVSDTATGGKGTLEIMRGGAATTGQVWLGDTVGSSGTIRLQDKDTILASSQRLSVGHQGSGTVVLSGGATITSKGALIGHESTGTGNVVIGGAGTAWLNDGVFYDGNLGQGILTILDGGRLTSTDGYVATERGSTSLAFIDGAGSTWNNSGDFFVGHNAGARGTVILGNGGQLSSLQGILGDLAGAYGELTVTGAGSKWTTTGDLNVGRLGDGLMTVDRGGAVSAPVIQIANNAGSTGLLVLGAAAGRAPIASGTLDTPEIRFGKGDGQFIINIADTFDYNGRITGNGRVSVLAGDVVLGGANTYTGTTAVEGGSLTVNGALASAVQVSNAVLTVNGSASGSIALSSGSTLAGTGTVGATTLANGATLAPGNAANSIGTLTVNGDLTFQQGSSYRVQAQPGTAVSDRVIVNGTAHLAGSVLHVGPDGNFTPNLQYTILSAQALDGRFDSVASNYAFLDPTLAYGTQDVTMNLVQARAFVSGAATSNQRALANAVESLPQGHAVRQYVESLPNGAPAAAFDSLSGEAYSSVTNTLAASAGQVRAVPLDKLRANLQAPPRAGQPTAQLGASDIGQPAGTLPSSAALPAWAQVIGNWQTYDGNANTAKLRQHTGGVFVGGDQAVGAGWRLGGAFGFTDTRARVDDRDSQSDVSSYSALIYGGKSYAAGPGAWNVMMGAGYTYHDISTRRYADSQAEPLRATYGANTAQVFSEASYSWNLAPRTTLEPYAGVAWSHLHTRAFSESGGPAALNGEASNDSQTQTTLGLRATQRFDVRGREARVYAGLGWRHAFGDVESKSKLSFDAGQAFTVAGVPIARDAALAELGADVAVGRNATLGLNYAGQFSNGSREHSATMLARWRF
- a CDS encoding ATPase domain-containing protein, translated to MTEQAQDRMNRDDSSSRISTGNEGLDDILAGGLDRDRMYLYEGNPGTGKTTIAMQFLLEGARLGEKVLYIALSETRHEISLVAERHGWNLDGIEIFELIPSETTLDPERELTVLYPAEVELNETTKLILDRVDAINPTRVVLDSLSELRMLAQTPLRYRRQVLALKHFFAKRKCTFILLDDLSTDSIDLQLHSISHGVVSLEQLAIDYGAQRRRVRVVKMRGIEFRGGYHDFTIKKGGLAIYPRLIAAEHHAEFPRDLTATGNPQLDQLLGGGLERGTNALLIGSAGVGKSSIALSYALAAAKRGEHAVVFAFDEGLGTLQTRAASLGMNIQPALDSGHLRIQQIDPAEMSPGEFAAIVRKCVDDDGARVIVIDSLNGYLNAMPDGRFLVLQMHELLTYLGQQGVNTILVLAQHGLAGPMETPLDISYLSDSVIMLRYFEHAGTVRRALSVLKKRSGLHEHTIREFQLTSRGVEVGPPLSEFSGVFSGTPQYTGKALPAMPNGEHAPD
- the nadE gene encoding ammonia-dependent NAD(+) synthetase, whose protein sequence is MTSSRASGPSLGQSDIARILGVPARFDAAEEIAHRVRFLADYLRGAGKTSYVLGISGGVDSSVAGRLTQLAVERLRAAGYDCTFVAVRLPYGVQKDEADASRAMDFVAADRRMTVDIKPAVDAQKDALAAAGLAHIDDAAEDFIVGNIKARQRMIAQYAIAGATNGLVVGTDHSAEALMGFFTKHGDGAADVVPLTGLTKRRVRALGTALGAPEELVMKVPTADLETLRPLRPDEDAFGVTYAQIDDFLEGKPVSAEVSNILLRQYAATEHKRNAAVAPTPTSRAGA